A region from the Sandaracinus amylolyticus genome encodes:
- a CDS encoding helix-turn-helix transcriptional regulator, with translation MRVDDLARCIALLAASAPDLRTYRDGVLDALAARGLFDAAMMHAGSPRVPLETAAVRGLDPARLAASTVRWDAWAVELGRLRDVALARGGVASDREALPTRGAARVAFDAAMRAALGRRPRATALVHLVVRGRIVALLVLVRWRDRPYDEAELSLLRALAPMLAAGDALHARLDGAPRAAVMARLVCSDGRLTPRQRQIVEHVALGHTNAAIASALELSPNTVRNLLASVMKRLGAANRADVVRLAVLRPD, from the coding sequence ATGCGCGTGGACGACCTCGCACGATGCATCGCGCTCCTCGCCGCGAGCGCGCCCGATCTGCGCACGTATCGCGACGGCGTGCTCGACGCGCTCGCGGCGCGCGGTCTGTTCGACGCGGCGATGATGCACGCGGGCTCGCCGCGGGTGCCGCTCGAGACCGCGGCGGTGCGTGGCCTCGACCCCGCGCGGCTCGCGGCGAGCACCGTTCGCTGGGACGCGTGGGCGGTCGAGCTCGGCCGGCTGCGCGACGTCGCGCTGGCGCGCGGCGGGGTCGCGAGCGATCGCGAGGCGCTGCCCACGCGCGGTGCCGCGCGCGTCGCGTTCGACGCCGCGATGCGTGCCGCGCTCGGTCGCCGTCCTCGCGCGACGGCGCTCGTGCACCTCGTGGTCCGAGGGCGGATCGTCGCGCTGCTCGTGCTCGTGCGGTGGCGTGATCGCCCCTACGACGAGGCCGAGCTCTCGCTGCTGCGCGCGCTCGCGCCGATGCTCGCGGCGGGCGACGCGCTGCACGCACGGCTCGACGGCGCACCCCGCGCGGCGGTGATGGCGCGCCTCGTGTGCAGCGACGGCCGGCTCACGCCGCGCCAGCGCCAGATCGTGGAGCACGTCGCGCTCGGGCACACCAACGCGGCGATCGCGAGCGCGCTCGAGCTCTCTCCGAACACGGTGCGCAACCTGCTCGCGTCGGTGATGAAGCGTCTCGGCGCCGCGAACCGCGCCGACGTGGTGCGGCTCGCGGTGCTGCGCCCCGACTGA
- a CDS encoding alpha/beta fold hydrolase — protein MAQASDLPPWLDRASYPWTPRTFETSEGRMRYLDEGEGPTVLLVHGTPSWSFEWREVVRALAPRHRVIAPDHLGFGLSDKPDAPEILAPADHARRLRALVSALELRDVVLVVHDFGGPIGLPLALEEGSPVRAVVVTNTWMWAHEDPKVARLSRFVASPLGRWLYRRLNASPRWLVPASMGDRSKLTRDAHRHYLAPFGSWAERAAPWKLGVELAGSSPYYASLWAKRSALANVPLEIVWGTRDPAFTTRELERWQQSFAHARTHTLDVGHFVAEEAPQALASVIASVASR, from the coding sequence GTGGCGCAGGCGAGCGATCTGCCGCCCTGGCTCGACCGCGCGAGCTACCCGTGGACCCCGCGCACGTTCGAGACCTCCGAGGGTCGGATGCGCTACCTCGACGAGGGCGAGGGCCCGACCGTGCTGCTCGTGCACGGGACGCCCTCGTGGTCCTTCGAGTGGCGCGAGGTCGTGCGCGCGCTCGCGCCGCGCCATCGCGTGATCGCGCCCGATCACCTCGGCTTCGGGCTCTCCGACAAGCCCGACGCGCCCGAGATCCTCGCGCCCGCCGATCACGCGCGACGCCTGCGCGCGCTGGTGAGCGCGCTCGAGCTACGCGACGTCGTGCTCGTCGTGCACGACTTCGGAGGCCCGATCGGGCTGCCGCTCGCGCTCGAAGAGGGCTCGCCGGTGCGCGCCGTCGTCGTGACGAACACGTGGATGTGGGCGCACGAGGATCCCAAGGTCGCGCGCCTCTCGCGCTTCGTCGCGTCGCCGCTCGGGCGCTGGCTCTATCGTCGGCTCAACGCGTCGCCGCGATGGCTCGTGCCTGCGTCGATGGGCGATCGCAGCAAGCTGACGCGCGACGCGCACCGCCACTACCTCGCGCCCTTCGGCTCGTGGGCGGAGCGCGCGGCGCCTTGGAAGCTCGGCGTCGAGCTCGCGGGGTCGAGCCCGTACTACGCGTCGCTGTGGGCGAAGCGGAGCGCGCTCGCGAACGTGCCGCTCGAGATCGTCTGGGGCACGCGCGATCCCGCGTTCACGACGCGCGAGCTCGAGCGCTGGCAGCAGAGCTTCGCGCACGCGCGGACGCACACGCTCGACGTCGGGCACTTCGTCGCCGAGGAGGCGCCGCAGGCGCTCGCGTCGGTGATCGCGTCGGTCGCGAGCCGCTGA